From Passer domesticus isolate bPasDom1 unplaced genomic scaffold, bPasDom1.hap1 HAP1_SCAFFOLD_66, whole genome shotgun sequence, one genomic window encodes:
- the LOC135293057 gene encoding uncharacterized protein LOC135293057 isoform X2 yields MIQQLAAAVVTVYGVTYSGYFLTHLARHIKQVFSGADPEVTKATAISPLAPSAPGEEAKKEQREQDDHEAPAVVTAQPDHPKRVFVEKEQDETPLPEMPCQAQGELFPAREQEEQLRQQVEEPQQNGQNIKSEPQAELPEAQSAIMAVKRRNKDEMRRIPEEMNHHQHRGHQQKQVRVRVAVTTLMKQRVYSCLQTIKEDVQAELQESGAGDKAREKRLEDEMKIIREKLNRLPWALQKQVTKATAISPLAPSAPGEEAKKEQNEQDNHMRPAVVTAQPDHPKRVFVEKEQDETPLPEMPCQAQGELFPAREQEEQLRQQVEEPQQNGQNIYKQMPAELQETEARNKAREKGEEEIIEIIIKKFKPVLQERMPLEEKVHVLTSYLADYKMFQQMTADQEPRGWSEVQEPNQPEMLQDEHIPRMVEEKIIPQQEIYTGFVSEAAAAAAAAPSQGAFALQPEKWSWGTWFTSCTDPAAAQQQRIEDDSLQQWRRMVKMENPMMKYTELEYIGSGTFGDVCKALDTATGGEVAIKKINLQELIRRKVTFKELMVMKINKHPNIVNYLKSYLLGDELWLVMEYMDGGALSDVINEIHMSEREIAAVSRECLQGLDFLHSNHVIHQDLTSSNILLRTDGSVKLADFGLFAQLTPKQNRWNSMAGTLGWMAPEVVTGQPYGPKVDIWSFGIVGIEMVERQVPYWKETSGMPRLVIDIRGTPRLYQPNLFSPCLRDFLSICMQTDEARRWSAKELLQHPFVRSAEPASSLVPLLVAVKKRTETRQDISTT; encoded by the exons ATGATTcagcagcttgctgctgcagtggttaCTGTTTATGGCGTGACTTATTCCGGCTATTTTCTGACTCACCTGGCAC GTCACATAAAACAGGTATTCAGCGGAGCTGATCCTGAG gtgacaaaagcaacagccatctctcccctggctccctctgctcctggagaagaagccaaaaaggagcaaagggagcaagATGACCACGAGGCTCCAGCCGTggtcacagcccagcctgatcatcccaagaga gtCTTTGTAGAGAAAGAGCAGGATGAGACTCCTTTACCAGagatgccatgccaggctcagggagagctgttcccagcccgagagcaggaagagcagctcaggcagcaggtggaagagccacagcagaatggccag AACATCAAGTCAGagccccaagcagagctgcctgaagcTCAGAGTGCCATCATGGCAGTGAAGAGGAGGAACAAAGATGAGATGAGAAGAATTCCAGAGGAGATGAATCACCATCAGCACAGGGGCCATCAACAAAAACAGGTACGTGTAAGAGTGGCAGTCACTACACTCATGAAACAGCGTGTTTATTCTTGTTTACAGACCATCAAGGaagatgtgcaggcagagctgcaggaatctggggctggggacaaggcaagggagaagaggctggaggACGAAATGAAAATCATCAGAGAGAAACTTAACCGGCTCCCTTGGGCTCTGCAAAAGCAA gtgacaaaagcaacagccatctctcccctggctccctctgctcctggagaagaagccaaaaaggagcaaaatgaGCAGGATAACCACATGCGCCCAGCCGTggtcacagcccagcctgatcatcccaagaga gtCTTTGTAGAGAAAGAGCAGGATGAGACTCCTTTACCAGagatgccatgccaggctcagggagagctgttcccagcccgagagcaggaagagcagctcaggcagcaggtggaagagccacagcagaatggccag AACATTTACAAACAGATGccggcagagctgcaggaaactGAGGCTAGGAACAAGGcaagggagaagggggaagaagaaataattgaaatcatcataaagaaatttaaacCCGTCCTTCAGGAAAGAATGCCTCTAGAAGAGAAA GTGCATGTGTTGACATCCTACCTGGCAGACTACAAAATGTTCCAGCAAATGACAGCAGACCAAGAGCCCCGAGGCTGGAGTGAGGTCCAGGAACCAAACCAACCAGAGATGCTGCAGGATGAGCACATCCCGAGGATGGTGGAGGAAAAGATAATTCCACAGCAGGAG ATCTACACCGGCTTTGTCAgtgaagctgctgcagcagcagcagcagcaccgtCCCAAGGAGCCTTTGCTCTCCAGCCGGAGAAGTGGAGCTGGGGCACTTGGTTCACCTCCTGCACTGACCCAGCTGCCGCTCAGCAACAGCGGATCGAAGATGACTCCCTGCAGCAATGGA GGAGAATGGTGAAGATGGAAAATCCCATGATGAAATACACGGAACTGGAATATATTGGCAGTGG GACTTTTGGAGATGTTTGTAAAGCACTCGACACTGCCACAGGAGGAGAG GTGgccataaagaaaataaatcttcaaGAACTGATCAGAAGGAAAGTAACCTTTAAGGAACTCATGGTCATGAAAATTAATAAGCACCCAAACATTGTGAATTATTTAAAGAG ctacCTTCTGGGTGATGAACTCTGGCTGGTTATGGAGTACATGGATGGAGGTGCCCTGAGCGATGTCATCAATGAGATTCACATGTCTGAAAGAGAGATTGCAGCCGTCAGTCGGGAG tgcctgcaaggactggattttcttcactccaaCCACGTGATCCACCAAGATCTGACGAGCAGCAACATCCTTCTCAGAACCGATGGCTCTGTCAAACTGG CTGACTTTGGCCTCTTTGCTCAGCTCACCCCTAAGCAGAATAGATGGAACTCCATGGCCGGCACTTTGGGGTGGATGGCGCCTGAAGTGGTGACAGGTCAAccatatggccccaaagtggacatatggtcttttggaatCGTGGGCATTGAAATGGTGGAACGACAAGTTCCGTACTGGAAAGAAACTTCTGGCATG ccTCGACTCGTGATAGATATACGAGGGACACCAAGGCTGTATCAGCCCAACCTATTTTCACCTTGCCTGCGTGACTTCCTGAGCATCTGCATGCAGACAGACGAGGCACggcgctggtctgccaaggagctcctgcag CATCCATTTGTAAGATCTGCTGAGCCTGCAtccagcctggtgccactgCTTGTTGCAGTGAAGAAGAGGACAGAGACAAGACAAGACATCAGCACCACTTAG
- the LOC135293057 gene encoding uncharacterized protein LOC135293057 isoform X1, whose product MIQQLAAAVVTVYGVTYSGYFLTHLARHIKQVFSGADPEVTKATAISPLAPSAPGEEAKKEQREQDDHEAPAVVTAQPDHPKRVFVEKEQDETPLPEMPCQAQGELFPAREQEEQLRQQVEEPQQNGQNIKSEPQAELPEAQSAIMAVKRRNKDEMRRIPEEMNHHQHRGHQQKQVRVRVAVTTLMKQRVYSCLQTIKEDVQAELQESGAGDKAREKRLEDEMKIIREKLNRLPWALQKQVTKATAISPLAPSAPGEEAKKEQNEQDNHMRPAVVTAQPDHPKRVTEPTAISPLAPSAPGEEAKEEQIEGYDREPPSPVTPEPEYSEPVFVEKEQDETPLPEMPCQAQGELFPAREQEEQLRQQVEEPQQNGQNIYKQMPAELQETEARNKAREKGEEEIIEIIIKKFKPVLQERMPLEEKVHVLTSYLADYKMFQQMTADQEPRGWSEVQEPNQPEMLQDEHIPRMVEEKIIPQQEIYTGFVSEAAAAAAAAPSQGAFALQPEKWSWGTWFTSCTDPAAAQQQRIEDDSLQQWRRMVKMENPMMKYTELEYIGSGTFGDVCKALDTATGGEVAIKKINLQELIRRKVTFKELMVMKINKHPNIVNYLKSYLLGDELWLVMEYMDGGALSDVINEIHMSEREIAAVSRECLQGLDFLHSNHVIHQDLTSSNILLRTDGSVKLADFGLFAQLTPKQNRWNSMAGTLGWMAPEVVTGQPYGPKVDIWSFGIVGIEMVERQVPYWKETSGMPRLVIDIRGTPRLYQPNLFSPCLRDFLSICMQTDEARRWSAKELLQHPFVRSAEPASSLVPLLVAVKKRTETRQDISTT is encoded by the exons ATGATTcagcagcttgctgctgcagtggttaCTGTTTATGGCGTGACTTATTCCGGCTATTTTCTGACTCACCTGGCAC GTCACATAAAACAGGTATTCAGCGGAGCTGATCCTGAG gtgacaaaagcaacagccatctctcccctggctccctctgctcctggagaagaagccaaaaaggagcaaagggagcaagATGACCACGAGGCTCCAGCCGTggtcacagcccagcctgatcatcccaagaga gtCTTTGTAGAGAAAGAGCAGGATGAGACTCCTTTACCAGagatgccatgccaggctcagggagagctgttcccagcccgagagcaggaagagcagctcaggcagcaggtggaagagccacagcagaatggccag AACATCAAGTCAGagccccaagcagagctgcctgaagcTCAGAGTGCCATCATGGCAGTGAAGAGGAGGAACAAAGATGAGATGAGAAGAATTCCAGAGGAGATGAATCACCATCAGCACAGGGGCCATCAACAAAAACAGGTACGTGTAAGAGTGGCAGTCACTACACTCATGAAACAGCGTGTTTATTCTTGTTTACAGACCATCAAGGaagatgtgcaggcagagctgcaggaatctggggctggggacaaggcaagggagaagaggctggaggACGAAATGAAAATCATCAGAGAGAAACTTAACCGGCTCCCTTGGGCTCTGCAAAAGCAA gtgacaaaagcaacagccatctctcccctggctccctctgctcctggagaagaagccaaaaaggagcaaaatgaGCAGGATAACCACATGCGCCCAGCCGTggtcacagcccagcctgatcatcccaagaga gtgactgaACCAACAGCCATCTCTCCTCTGgcaccctctgctcctggagaagaagcCAAAGAGGAGCAAATTGAGGGATATGACCGTGAGCCTCCATCGCCGGTCACACCAGAGCCTGAATATTCCGAGCCT gtCTTTGTAGAGAAAGAGCAGGATGAGACTCCTTTACCAGagatgccatgccaggctcagggagagctgttcccagcccgagagcaggaagagcagctcaggcagcaggtggaagagccacagcagaatggccag AACATTTACAAACAGATGccggcagagctgcaggaaactGAGGCTAGGAACAAGGcaagggagaagggggaagaagaaataattgaaatcatcataaagaaatttaaacCCGTCCTTCAGGAAAGAATGCCTCTAGAAGAGAAA GTGCATGTGTTGACATCCTACCTGGCAGACTACAAAATGTTCCAGCAAATGACAGCAGACCAAGAGCCCCGAGGCTGGAGTGAGGTCCAGGAACCAAACCAACCAGAGATGCTGCAGGATGAGCACATCCCGAGGATGGTGGAGGAAAAGATAATTCCACAGCAGGAG ATCTACACCGGCTTTGTCAgtgaagctgctgcagcagcagcagcagcaccgtCCCAAGGAGCCTTTGCTCTCCAGCCGGAGAAGTGGAGCTGGGGCACTTGGTTCACCTCCTGCACTGACCCAGCTGCCGCTCAGCAACAGCGGATCGAAGATGACTCCCTGCAGCAATGGA GGAGAATGGTGAAGATGGAAAATCCCATGATGAAATACACGGAACTGGAATATATTGGCAGTGG GACTTTTGGAGATGTTTGTAAAGCACTCGACACTGCCACAGGAGGAGAG GTGgccataaagaaaataaatcttcaaGAACTGATCAGAAGGAAAGTAACCTTTAAGGAACTCATGGTCATGAAAATTAATAAGCACCCAAACATTGTGAATTATTTAAAGAG ctacCTTCTGGGTGATGAACTCTGGCTGGTTATGGAGTACATGGATGGAGGTGCCCTGAGCGATGTCATCAATGAGATTCACATGTCTGAAAGAGAGATTGCAGCCGTCAGTCGGGAG tgcctgcaaggactggattttcttcactccaaCCACGTGATCCACCAAGATCTGACGAGCAGCAACATCCTTCTCAGAACCGATGGCTCTGTCAAACTGG CTGACTTTGGCCTCTTTGCTCAGCTCACCCCTAAGCAGAATAGATGGAACTCCATGGCCGGCACTTTGGGGTGGATGGCGCCTGAAGTGGTGACAGGTCAAccatatggccccaaagtggacatatggtcttttggaatCGTGGGCATTGAAATGGTGGAACGACAAGTTCCGTACTGGAAAGAAACTTCTGGCATG ccTCGACTCGTGATAGATATACGAGGGACACCAAGGCTGTATCAGCCCAACCTATTTTCACCTTGCCTGCGTGACTTCCTGAGCATCTGCATGCAGACAGACGAGGCACggcgctggtctgccaaggagctcctgcag CATCCATTTGTAAGATCTGCTGAGCCTGCAtccagcctggtgccactgCTTGTTGCAGTGAAGAAGAGGACAGAGACAAGACAAGACATCAGCACCACTTAG